The Nocardioides humi genome includes a region encoding these proteins:
- a CDS encoding SDR family NAD(P)-dependent oxidoreductase: MIAADPWRLDGRVALVTGGGTGLGAAAATALAGAGAHVVVVGRRPEPLETEVAAIVASGGSAEWRQLDVADTAAVEQVFAEVTDLRGRLDVLVNNAAFALDHAVVDVTEHEWDSVLDANARGSFMCVREFLKAPARPGRSIVNLASLVSVAGVRSQAAYVASKGAVASLTRALAVELARDDIRVNAIAPGYFGTDMPASVLADERSTTALLRRIPMRRVGAPDEIGGAVLFLASPASSYVTGAIIHVDGGYTAQ, translated from the coding sequence TCACCGGCGGGGGCACAGGACTGGGCGCCGCTGCCGCAACCGCTCTGGCGGGAGCCGGCGCCCACGTGGTGGTGGTGGGTCGCCGCCCGGAGCCGCTCGAGACCGAGGTGGCGGCGATCGTCGCATCCGGTGGCTCGGCGGAGTGGCGTCAGCTCGACGTGGCCGACACGGCCGCGGTCGAGCAGGTCTTCGCCGAGGTCACCGACCTTCGGGGTCGGCTGGACGTCCTGGTCAACAACGCGGCGTTCGCGCTCGACCACGCCGTCGTCGATGTGACCGAGCACGAGTGGGACTCGGTCCTCGACGCCAACGCCCGGGGTTCGTTCATGTGCGTGCGCGAGTTCCTCAAGGCGCCGGCGCGACCGGGACGCAGCATCGTCAACCTCGCCTCCCTCGTCTCGGTGGCCGGCGTCCGGAGCCAGGCGGCGTACGTCGCGAGCAAGGGTGCGGTCGCGAGCCTGACCCGCGCGCTCGCGGTCGAGTTGGCCCGCGACGACATCCGCGTCAACGCGATCGCGCCGGGCTACTTCGGCACCGACATGCCGGCCAGTGTGCTCGCTGACGAGCGGTCCACCACCGCGCTGCTGCGGCGCATCCCGATGCGCCGGGTCGGGGCGCCGGACGAGATCGGCGGGGCGGTGCTGTTCCTGGCCTCGCCTGCGTCGAGCTACGTGACCGGCGCCATCATCCACGTCGACGGAGGGTATACAGCGCAATGA